A segment of the Parasynechococcus marenigrum WH 8102 genome:
CGGGGTACCCCTTGAGCAAGTTCGGCTTGATGGCGTTATGTCAGTCCATGCGGAATGAAGGCTTTGATCACGGCATCCGGGTGACGGCGATCTGCCCGAGCTGGGTGAACACCGCCATGGCCCTGTCGGTGAGCTCCGTACCTGCGCAATCCATGACGCAGCCAAGGGATCTCGCCTGCCTGATGGGACGTCTTCTGGAGCTCCCTGATGCAGCCGTGCCCTTTGAAATCGCGGTGAACTGTGCGCTTGAGACTTGATGGCGGGCTTTGGGTGGCTGTCCAGAACGGTCACCGGAGTTACCACTCGGGCAGAAGATTCTTCGGCCATGTGCCTGTTCGCTGCACTCGGATTGCTGGCGCCACGCTTGATCCTGGTGCTGATGTGGCTCTTCAACAGCAGCTTTGTGCTGCAACCGTTCGCGGGCATGGCGGTTCCGAATCCCGTGCTGCCCATCGCTGGTCTGCTGCTGCTGCCCACCACCACCCATGGTTTCTGCTGGGCCACGTCCGCCTTCGGTGGCGTGTCGTCCTTCAGCGGAATGCTGGTGGTGGCCATCGGTGTGATCATTGATCTCGGCCTGATCGGCAATGGCCGCGGTTTGGCCAAGCGCTGATCCTGATCTGCCCTTGATGACTGAAACCTGCGGCATCTGCCACTTGCACCAGGATCCGCCGAGTCGCGAGCGGTATGAGATCAGCCGTACTGATCTGTGGGTGCTCCGCCACCATCCGGATCCAGCTCCTCTTCCGGGCTGGTTGCTGTTGGACAGTCTTCGCCATTGCGGTGGGCCGTTGGCCTTCGAACCCCGAGAGGCTGAATCATGGGGGCTAGCCGTGCGCGATGCCAGTCAGATGGTGCAGCAGATCACCGGCTGTGATCGCGTCTATGCCATCGCCTTTGGTGAGGGTGCTCCCCATCTGCACCTCCACCTGATCCCACGATTCGCCGATGATCCAGCCACTAGCGCCTGGTTGGTGGCAGATCATTACCGGGCAGTGCAGGCCTGCCAGCGAGAAGCATCTCCTGCAGCTCAGGTGCAGGAGATGGTGGAACTGGCTCGTTGCATCAGCGGATCACGATCCATCTGCTGATTTGACCTGGCGGCTACCCACGCTGAAAGCGTTTGCGGGTGTTTTTGGAAACACGAAGGCTGCGCAATCGTCCTAGCGGCCAACCCAACTGGTGGAGATGGGCCAGCGTGGAGGTTTCGGCATCGAAGCAGCCCTCGCAGTAACTGCTCTGAATGCCGATTTCCTTGAGGGTGAGCAGCAGCAGGCGCTCCTCCCGGCGGGTGCCGCGCCGGGCTTCCATCAGCTCAAAGCCCCGTTGCTGATGCTCGGTTGTGGAGGCTGAGAGGGTTTCGGTGTAGCCGATCAGAAGGGTCTGATCGATGGCTCGATAAGCGGTGTAAACGACGCCTTCCGGGTTGGCTTCCAGGGTCTGAACCCGTTCGCTCAGGGCGATCACGGCTTCCATGGTCGGGGCCTGCAGGGCCTTTTCAAACAGCTCGATGGAGCTTGTCATGGTCAAAGACCTCCAATGGCCAGTCGTTCGTCGCAGGCTCCCTCGTAAGCACGAATCGCTGCCGAAGGGATGGAGCCGTTGCTCTTCAGCTGCCGGATCGAAAGCTCCACGCATTGCAACACGACGCTGGTAAGTTCCCGGCCCTCGCACAGTGCCCAACTGCGCAGCAACACATGCAGGCTTGGCGGCACGGAGACCGTGAGCTTCACCTGGTTTTCCCGCGTCGCCGCTTTGATCATGGCCAGGGCCTGTCGAGCAGCTCAAGAGTAGCCTTGAAGGAACTCTAGGGCAACTACAGGGTTGCTGTGCAGTGCATTTGCTGTTGCTAAACGGTTGCAACGGGGCGTCTCTCCGATTGCTCTGATCGATTGCTCCCCATCCTTTTCGCTGTGAAGACGCATCACAGATTGTTGATCGGCCCTATTGGTTCAGACATTGTGATCAGGATTACATGGGCCCTATGAACACACCGACCGGGACGTGGAGTAACAACCAACCTCCAGCCACATTCGAAAAGCTTTGGCGTGGACTAATTCTTGTTGGTGCGATTCACCTCGGCGGCATGCTTGTCAACGTTGTGTTTCAGATGCTTGGAAACCACAGCCTGGATGGCATTCCCGCCAAGTTCTTAGGCCTGTAATTGAGCAGAATTTATTTTAAGTATGACGATCACAGGTGTTCCCAGCACAGGATCACCTTTGATTTCTTGAACTCATCCGTAGCGATCATGACATTTTCGCAAACAACTTTTTGTGGTAATCAACGACGTCCTGGCAGCCGATCACCGGCGTGAATTCCATCTCAATTCCAAACTGAGCACGCCAGGGCGCAAAGTGCTCAAAGATCTGCGCGTCGCTCTCAGCTTTAAACAGTAAGGTCACACGACCGGCGCCGGGAGCATGGACGCGAAAGAGCATTTCAAATCCGTCAGCGTTATCGGCTTGAGCCATTTCGCCTGAGTCCCAGAGCTCACAGAAACTTTTGTAGGCAGCCAATTGGCTTTCAATATCAGGAAAGATGCAGTCTGCTAGGTACATTTGCATTGTCGGGGTGAGCGAGGGTCAATCAAGTGCTATCAACGCTTGTGTTTCTTGTCCTCTTCTGCATCCTTTCGGGCGTTGTACGATTATTTCTCGATGACCATCCGATCAGAGTTGTGCCTGAGCTCTGCGGATCCCTCTGTCTGATGAATGACAGAGTGACTGAGTTGTTGTGGGAATCATTGTGAGTTGTTTTTTTGAAAGACGGATTGGACTTGGATTTGACGGCTCCACGTCTCTATTGATGCTCTTGTTAAAAATAGATTGATCGGGTGCGTTGCCAGCAGTGCTCCCTCAGTCGGACGAATTTCCAGCCAGAATTGATGCAACAATCTTCTTCTCGCATGCGGTTGTTGCTAGTCGCGGTGATGTCCATAACAGCCCTTGCTGTTGTGCTGATTGCTAGGGCCAGTGGTTCCCAGGACTACACAACGCATATTGGACTGCGGGTGCCACCTTCTGAAGCGCGCTGCGTCAAGACAGGCGAGCTCAGCACTGACGACGACAAACGGCTGAGTATTTTCCAGTGCCCTGTTTGATCAGGAGTCTTGAGCCAGCTGAAGGCAAGGTGAGGAACAGGGTTTGCACGAGCCAGCATTGAGACGTTTGAACAACTAGGCTTACTGCTTTGTTGGTGAGCAATGATTCCAGAGCCGCACGAGCTTTTCGATATCGACAAGGGTGCCGACAAGTTGTTCTTCATTGGTACCACCTGGATCGTATTGTTTCTATTTTTGCTCTAAAAGGCATAGTCCACTATCACTCATGGTGTTTGAAAATAGTCCGCTAGGGAAAGGTTTACGCAGAGAAAGATTCTCCTCTTGCAAGCTTTTGTATCGAGTTAATGTCGCTTGATCCGCTATAGGCCTTAGTGAACCATGTGCAGATCTTGCTGATAACCGCTGTTCTACCAGGCAGCTTGGAAAATTGGAAAAATTGCGTCAAATCTACCAAGTAGTACGTAAAATTCAGATACGATATCGAAATTACTCGATTTGAAGTCGTTTTCTTGATGTATTAGTTTTGTTTTATCGCATGACATTTTCACAAGAACCTGTTGGTGCTGCAAATTACTCAAGCTTAAACATCATCGACCTCAATA
Coding sequences within it:
- a CDS encoding HIT family protein — protein: MTETCGICHLHQDPPSRERYEISRTDLWVLRHHPDPAPLPGWLLLDSLRHCGGPLAFEPREAESWGLAVRDASQMVQQITGCDRVYAIAFGEGAPHLHLHLIPRFADDPATSAWLVADHYRAVQACQREASPAAQVQEMVELARCISGSRSIC
- a CDS encoding DUF3303 domain-containing protein, encoding MQMYLADCIFPDIESQLAAYKSFCELWDSGEMAQADNADGFEMLFRVHAPGAGRVTLLFKAESDAQIFEHFAPWRAQFGIEMEFTPVIGCQDVVDYHKKLFAKMS